Proteins encoded by one window of Candidatus Hinthialibacter antarcticus:
- a CDS encoding HAMP domain-containing sensor histidine kinase, producing the protein MASSATKKSNNIASILLIILLLVGIITGRYLTVLCVLVVFGVRFLHSIFYTRIPPLYWAFMLSGIGLGAATLYYEQGEAVIVFVGLALLEALRVFLIALFNYPSTIKNLETLTSELELRVEQRTVELRDANSQLKEANDKLLELDKMKSSFVSQASHDLRTPLTAIKGSLDNLSLGIAGELNEKQVRILERAQRSVNRLTGLINDILDLNRIESGREKINKMKTGVNIILQNAVQEHKPAAEQKKIKLQSEIPKETLYIFADPQKIERIVGEMISNAIKYTPENGNALVTLKGANEMVEVSVKDTGVGMEPDECNKIWERFYRTANSQHMAKGSGLGLSIAKELVEMHGGSIRATSQPGQGSTFILTLPMYNKN; encoded by the coding sequence ATGGCGTCAAGCGCAACAAAGAAAAGCAACAATATCGCGTCAATCCTTTTGATTATCCTGCTTTTGGTTGGGATCATCACGGGGCGCTATTTAACCGTCTTATGTGTACTTGTTGTATTTGGAGTGCGTTTTTTGCATTCCATTTTTTACACGCGCATCCCGCCGCTGTATTGGGCTTTTATGCTTTCTGGCATAGGGCTGGGCGCGGCCACGCTTTACTATGAACAGGGCGAAGCGGTGATTGTGTTTGTCGGCCTGGCGCTGCTGGAAGCGCTGCGCGTGTTTCTGATTGCGCTGTTCAATTATCCCTCGACGATCAAAAACCTCGAAACTCTAACCAGTGAATTAGAACTTCGCGTTGAACAACGCACCGTCGAATTGCGTGACGCCAACAGTCAATTGAAAGAAGCCAACGATAAATTGCTTGAGTTGGATAAAATGAAATCGTCGTTTGTTTCGCAGGCTTCCCATGATTTGCGTACGCCGTTGACCGCAATCAAAGGCAGCCTCGACAATTTGTCTTTAGGGATCGCGGGGGAACTCAATGAAAAGCAAGTCCGCATTCTCGAACGGGCGCAACGCTCCGTAAACCGTTTGACGGGATTGATCAACGACATCCTTGATTTGAATCGCATTGAGTCGGGGCGAGAGAAAATCAATAAGATGAAAACTGGCGTCAACATCATTTTACAAAACGCCGTGCAAGAACATAAACCTGCGGCGGAACAAAAAAAGATAAAATTACAAAGCGAGATTCCCAAAGAGACGCTGTATATTTTCGCCGACCCGCAAAAGATTGAGCGCATTGTCGGCGAGATGATAAGCAACGCCATTAAGTATACGCCTGAAAACGGAAACGCGCTCGTGACTTTAAAAGGCGCCAATGAAATGGTCGAGGTTTCAGTCAAAGACACGGGCGTGGGCATGGAACCGGATGAGTGCAATAAAATATGGGAGCGCTTTTACCGGACGGCGAATTCACAGCACATGGCCAAAGGGTCAGGCCTGGGGTTGTCGATCGCCAAAGAATTGGTCGAAATGCACGGCGGGAGCATTCGCGCAACCAGCCAACCCGGGCAAGGCTCGACGTTTATACTGACCCTGCCTATGTACAATAAAAATTAG
- a CDS encoding GGDEF domain-containing protein, whose translation MNQQQFDSTLLRQLFETMPEGVCLLDPKGVVAFDNKTARALNDGKSLLNIQAEDLIQCVDLDSGDSPIDDTIRDGQLRTTSGLLTPPNGAPKTVAFQIFRLTVSNQENWIAIFIRDNSEDLQNQERMRILETQCLVDSLTELPNRTMLSSNLATRFHEFQRFGWAFGVMMIDIDHFKVFNDQYGHDIGDVVLQSTGRMLSKNLRPFDIVGRWGGEEFVAVIANVDKFGMLSAAERTRFQVRKTAS comes from the coding sequence GTGAATCAGCAACAATTTGACTCAACACTTTTACGCCAATTATTTGAAACAATGCCCGAAGGCGTGTGCCTGCTTGATCCGAAGGGCGTTGTTGCGTTCGACAACAAAACCGCGCGCGCGTTGAACGACGGCAAGTCGCTTCTGAATATTCAGGCGGAAGACCTGATTCAGTGCGTTGATCTTGATAGCGGTGACTCTCCCATTGATGATACAATCCGCGATGGTCAACTTCGAACGACCAGTGGTTTATTGACCCCGCCGAATGGCGCGCCCAAGACCGTCGCTTTTCAAATATTTCGTTTGACTGTTTCCAACCAAGAAAACTGGATTGCGATTTTTATACGCGATAATTCAGAAGATTTACAAAACCAAGAACGCATGCGGATACTAGAAACGCAATGTTTGGTGGATTCCTTAACGGAACTGCCTAACCGCACCATGCTCTCTTCAAACCTCGCGACGCGGTTTCATGAATTTCAGCGCTTTGGATGGGCGTTCGGCGTGATGATGATCGACATCGACCATTTCAAAGTATTCAACGATCAATATGGACATGACATTGGCGACGTCGTTTTGCAATCGACGGGAAGAATGCTCTCAAAAAACTTGCGTCCGTTCGATATTGTGGGGCGTTGGGGTGGAGAAGAGTTCGTTGCGGTCATTGCAAATGTCGACAAGTTCGGGATGCTCAGTGCAGCCGAGCGAACACGCTTTCAAGTGAGAAAAACCGCATCGTAG
- a CDS encoding diguanylate cyclase has protein sequence MKVTVSIGAAMCRQDDDVESIIKRADQAMYDSKAGGRNKTTVV, from the coding sequence TTGAAAGTAACGGTTTCAATTGGCGCCGCGATGTGTCGTCAAGACGATGACGTTGAATCAATCATCAAACGCGCTGACCAAGCCATGTATGACAGCAAGGCGGGTGGACGTAACAAAACAACCGTCGTTTAG
- a CDS encoding AMP-binding protein: MPILNEKQECETRDSIQQLQLERLQAALNRAVRNVTHYQQSFKEADWLPREITTLNDLNKLPRINRDTLLANQPYGMFAVPLREVVRLHPSASGRCEPIVIGHTQNDIRVWTEMKARGFAAADITQNDMVLVYLDYALFPGAVAAHYGVEQLGACVTPLFNTPIADQIEIMRNYRTTVLICTPSRAVHIVRYMQEKTIDAKTLFLRSVVLVGESSSPLSRSLIEEGLYVDVFENFGVSEICMPGVAFECAEHNGLHLNEDHFLAEIVDPQSGEILTHGERGELTITTLTKEAFPLIRFSTGAITSIDAAACPCGRTSARMAPVTERADDMLIVEGIEFSPAEVGAVLSRIEHATANYRLIILREETWDRVEIEVEITPEIFNDQVGPLEALRERIEEAILIRLRFKPIIKLVEPKSLEGKERVIDKREA, translated from the coding sequence ATGCCGATCCTCAACGAAAAACAAGAATGCGAAACCCGCGACAGCATCCAGCAATTACAACTGGAGCGCTTGCAAGCGGCGTTGAACCGCGCCGTCCGAAACGTCACTCATTACCAGCAATCGTTTAAAGAGGCCGATTGGCTGCCGAGAGAAATCACCACGCTCAACGACTTGAACAAACTGCCGCGCATCAATCGCGACACATTGCTCGCCAACCAACCGTACGGCATGTTCGCTGTGCCCTTGCGCGAGGTCGTCCGGCTTCACCCCAGCGCGTCAGGCCGATGCGAACCGATTGTCATCGGGCACACCCAAAACGACATCCGCGTTTGGACGGAGATGAAAGCGCGCGGGTTCGCGGCGGCGGACATCACTCAAAACGATATGGTGTTGGTGTACCTGGATTACGCGCTCTTCCCCGGCGCGGTCGCGGCGCATTACGGCGTTGAGCAACTCGGCGCGTGCGTGACGCCCTTGTTTAACACCCCCATCGCCGATCAGATCGAGATCATGCGCAACTACCGCACCACCGTGTTGATTTGTACGCCTTCGCGCGCTGTGCATATTGTCCGCTACATGCAAGAGAAAACGATTGACGCCAAAACGCTTTTTCTGCGCTCCGTTGTCTTGGTCGGAGAAAGCAGCTCGCCGCTCAGCCGTTCGTTGATCGAAGAAGGGCTTTATGTTGACGTTTTTGAAAACTTCGGCGTCAGCGAAATTTGTATGCCGGGCGTTGCGTTTGAATGCGCAGAACATAATGGGCTTCACCTGAACGAAGACCACTTTCTCGCCGAGATCGTCGATCCCCAAAGCGGCGAGATTCTCACACACGGAGAACGAGGCGAACTGACCATCACAACGCTGACCAAAGAGGCGTTTCCCCTAATCCGTTTTTCGACCGGAGCAATCACCTCCATTGATGCGGCTGCCTGCCCATGCGGACGCACGTCCGCCCGCATGGCGCCTGTTACCGAACGCGCCGACGACATGCTCATTGTGGAAGGGATCGAGTTTTCGCCTGCGGAAGTTGGCGCCGTACTGTCCCGCATCGAACATGCAACCGCCAACTATCGCCTCATCATTCTTCGGGAAGAAACCTGGGACCGGGTTGAAATCGAAGTAGAGATCACGCCGGAAATCTTTAATGACCAGGTCGGGCCATTAGAAGCGCTGCGTGAACGAATTGAAGAGGCGATATTAATTCGCCTGCGTTTTAAACCGATTATTAAATTGGTGGAACCGAAAAGCCTGGAAGGAAAAGAACGCGTGATTGACAAGCGCGAAGCATAA
- a CDS encoding ABC transporter ATP-binding protein has product MLTATNLTAAIGRVEILKGVSFHVNKGEIVTFIGANGAGKSTLLNVIAGLLSPQSGRLQLEERDLMRMTPTKMVRLGVALVPEGRQLFSPLSVIDNLVLGAYTQYGRKSKDEINEQLDMILSLFPILQERKKQLAGTLSGGEQQMLAIGRALMSGPKLLLLDEPSIGLAPRIIQEIFSTITELQKRGMTILLVEQNARLALDTADRGYVMETGQIVMEGDCEDLKRNQEIERAYMGKGRGEIWE; this is encoded by the coding sequence ATGCTGACCGCAACTAACCTGACCGCGGCCATCGGACGAGTCGAGATTCTCAAAGGCGTTTCCTTTCACGTCAACAAAGGGGAAATCGTCACGTTCATCGGCGCCAACGGCGCGGGAAAAAGTACACTGTTGAATGTCATAGCCGGGCTGCTGTCGCCGCAAAGCGGTCGGCTCCAATTAGAGGAACGCGACTTAATGCGTATGACGCCGACCAAGATGGTGCGGCTAGGCGTTGCGCTGGTTCCTGAAGGGCGCCAGTTGTTTTCTCCATTGAGCGTCATCGACAATCTGGTGCTTGGCGCCTACACCCAATACGGTCGCAAGAGCAAAGACGAAATCAACGAGCAGTTAGATATGATCCTCTCGCTGTTCCCGATTTTACAGGAACGCAAAAAACAACTCGCCGGGACGCTCAGCGGCGGCGAACAACAGATGCTAGCGATTGGTCGCGCATTAATGTCAGGGCCCAAACTGCTTTTATTAGATGAACCGTCGATTGGGCTGGCGCCGCGCATCATTCAAGAAATTTTCTCAACAATCACCGAACTGCAAAAACGCGGCATGACAATTTTATTGGTTGAACAAAATGCGCGGCTGGCGTTGGATACCGCCGACCGCGGCTATGTGATGGAAACCGGCCAAATTGTCATGGAAGGCGACTGTGAAGATTTAAAACGCAACCAGGAAATTGAACGCGCCTATATGGGCAAAGGCCGTGGAGAGATTTGGGAGTAA
- a CDS encoding ABC transporter ATP-binding protein translates to MNSLLRLQGVTRRFGGLTAVSQVDLEISPKLIFAVIGPNGAGKTTLFNLICGVFPTSEGKIHFDGTETNGRATHQVARLGISRTFQTAELFHNLSILENVMVGRHLRSRCGMFSSALRMPWERREERAIQESAKEWLSFVGVDDNYGSLPSNLPFVVHRKTEIARALATEPKLILLDEPAAGLNIRETAEMGELVCKIRDAGVTVLIIEHDMSLVMDISDSICVLNHGSKIAQGAPKEIQKNAAVIAAYLGKEASDADRN, encoded by the coding sequence ATGAACTCTCTGCTTCGTCTTCAGGGCGTGACGCGACGCTTCGGCGGGCTAACAGCGGTCAGCCAAGTTGATCTTGAAATTTCGCCCAAATTGATCTTCGCCGTGATCGGCCCCAACGGCGCAGGCAAGACGACCTTGTTTAATTTAATCTGCGGCGTGTTTCCAACCAGTGAAGGTAAAATTCATTTTGATGGAACCGAAACCAATGGCCGCGCTACGCACCAAGTCGCTCGGCTGGGCATCTCGCGAACTTTTCAAACCGCCGAGTTATTTCACAATTTGAGCATTTTAGAAAACGTCATGGTGGGGCGCCATCTCCGATCCCGCTGCGGCATGTTCAGTTCGGCGTTACGTATGCCGTGGGAACGGCGCGAAGAACGGGCGATTCAAGAATCGGCGAAAGAGTGGCTCTCATTCGTCGGCGTCGACGACAACTATGGTTCCCTGCCAAGCAACCTGCCGTTTGTGGTCCACCGCAAGACGGAAATCGCCCGCGCTCTCGCTACGGAACCCAAACTGATTTTGCTTGATGAACCCGCCGCAGGATTGAACATTCGCGAGACGGCGGAAATGGGCGAACTGGTTTGTAAAATTCGCGACGCGGGCGTCACCGTCCTCATCATCGAACACGACATGTCGCTGGTTATGGATATTTCGGACTCCATCTGCGTCCTGAACCACGGCAGCAAAATTGCGCAAGGCGCGCCGAAAGAAATCCAAAAGAACGCAGCGGTAATCGCCGCCTACCTTGGCAAGGAGGCGAGTGATGCTGACCGCAACTAA
- a CDS encoding branched-chain amino acid ABC transporter permease, with protein MKSLTKYIPLLIVVLLAALFPFMVGVNSYWITVFIFVGIYSIVTIGLSLLMGYAGQISLGHGAFFGIGAYASGLLTTLANWNPWLAVAASLFITCVIAALIGYPTLRLRGHYLAMATLAFGEIVVIVFTAEVDLTGGPSGFGGIPRLSLFGLSLKNDLIFYYFVWALVSIVILFSIHIIHSRVGRALQSIHGSENAANAMGVDAAKYKLQIFILSAALAAFAGSLYAHYMTFVSPTACELKLSIMLVVMVAVGGMHSIWGALIGTILLTILPEFLGVFEDFDILVYGAILIIILLFSPDGLYGGVRQAAGFLKRLQRREAT; from the coding sequence ATGAAGTCATTGACTAAATACATACCTCTTCTGATCGTCGTCCTATTGGCGGCGCTGTTTCCGTTTATGGTCGGCGTTAACAGTTATTGGATTACGGTATTTATCTTCGTTGGAATTTACTCTATCGTCACAATCGGCCTCAGCCTGTTGATGGGATACGCCGGACAAATCTCGCTTGGACACGGCGCATTTTTCGGCATCGGCGCGTATGCGTCCGGCCTGCTAACCACGCTGGCCAACTGGAACCCCTGGCTGGCGGTCGCCGCCTCTCTCTTTATTACCTGCGTTATTGCCGCCCTGATTGGCTATCCAACCTTACGGCTGCGCGGGCACTACCTGGCAATGGCGACGTTGGCGTTCGGCGAAATCGTCGTCATCGTTTTCACGGCGGAAGTCGATCTGACCGGCGGGCCGTCGGGCTTCGGCGGGATTCCCCGTTTGTCATTGTTTGGCCTTTCCCTGAAAAACGATTTAATTTTCTACTATTTTGTTTGGGCGTTGGTTAGCATTGTCATCCTGTTTTCGATTCATATCATTCACTCCCGCGTAGGGCGCGCCCTGCAATCAATTCACGGCAGCGAAAACGCCGCCAATGCAATGGGAGTCGACGCGGCAAAATACAAGTTGCAAATCTTTATTCTCAGCGCGGCATTAGCCGCATTCGCCGGCAGCCTCTACGCCCACTACATGACATTCGTCAGCCCCACCGCTTGCGAACTCAAACTCTCCATCATGTTGGTTGTCATGGTCGCCGTCGGCGGGATGCACAGCATCTGGGGCGCATTGATTGGAACCATACTGCTGACCATTCTGCCGGAATTTTTGGGCGTGTTTGAAGATTTCGACATCCTCGTTTACGGCGCCATTCTGATAATTATTCTTCTTTTCTCTCCAGACGGACTCTACGGCGGCGTCCGCCAAGCCGCCGGGTTTCTCAAACGCCTGCAACGGAGGGAAGCGACATGA
- a CDS encoding branched-chain amino acid ABC transporter permease — protein sequence MSFASQILQYLVTGLSIGGIYGMVAIGFNIIYNATGIINFAQGEFVMLGGMIMVSLTAAMGLPVAAAFILTVAIVALIGGLFERAAIYPLRNAGVLTMIIVTIGGSIVIRGAAMLFWGKESYILPHFSGEDALVLFGAFILPQTLWILGIMFVTVCALTLFFRYTLVGKAMRACAANRTAALLSGIEASRMICLSFVLSAAVGAIAGIIITPISLVDYNRGFMLALKGFSAAVLGGLGNSGGAVAAGFILGILESLGAGLISSAYKDAISLVVLLIILFVRPSGLFGNREADRLKKF from the coding sequence ATGAGTTTTGCGAGTCAAATACTTCAATACCTGGTAACGGGCCTCAGCATTGGCGGCATCTATGGAATGGTCGCCATTGGCTTCAACATAATTTATAACGCCACTGGCATTATCAACTTCGCACAAGGCGAGTTTGTCATGCTGGGCGGCATGATTATGGTATCACTCACCGCAGCGATGGGGCTTCCCGTCGCTGCGGCGTTTATTTTAACGGTCGCCATCGTGGCGTTGATCGGCGGCCTCTTTGAACGGGCGGCGATCTACCCGCTTCGCAACGCGGGCGTTTTGACCATGATTATCGTCACCATCGGCGGTTCGATCGTCATTCGGGGCGCTGCGATGTTGTTTTGGGGAAAAGAGAGTTACATCCTTCCCCACTTTTCAGGCGAAGACGCCCTCGTCCTTTTCGGCGCGTTCATCCTGCCGCAAACGCTTTGGATTCTCGGCATCATGTTCGTCACCGTCTGCGCGCTCACGCTGTTCTTTCGCTACACCCTGGTCGGCAAAGCCATGCGCGCCTGCGCGGCGAACCGCACCGCAGCGCTTCTATCCGGCATCGAAGCCTCACGCATGATTTGCTTATCGTTTGTGCTCAGCGCAGCGGTCGGGGCCATTGCGGGCATCATCATCACGCCGATATCACTCGTCGATTACAACCGGGGCTTCATGTTGGCGCTCAAAGGCTTCAGCGCGGCGGTGCTTGGCGGGCTGGGCAACAGCGGCGGCGCCGTCGCAGCGGGATTCATTCTGGGCATTTTAGAATCACTCGGCGCCGGGCTGATTTCTTCCGCGTATAAAGACGCGATCTCGTTGGTTGTGTTGTTGATCATCCTGTTCGTGCGTCCCAGCGGATTGTTCGGCAATCGCGAAGCCGACCGCTTAAAGAAATTTTAG
- a CDS encoding ABC transporter substrate-binding protein, producing the protein MTTLRNALLIGIITLFAFSCGQGDQATTSGDAEPIKVGAIFAVTGPASFLGEPEKNTAMMIVDKVNEAGGINGRMIELIVEDSEGDDTKAVIAANKLIKRENVCAIIGPSRSGTTMAVIEIMEENEIPLISCAAAEAIVNPVKQWVFKTPQKDSDCVIRIFEDMKSKNINKIAIITGTTGFGKAGRDQLKKIAPDMGMEIVSDETYAPTDTDMTAQLTHIRGTDAQAIVNWSIVAAQSIVPKNMKQLNMTVPLYQSHGFGNIKFVEAAGDAANGILFPAGALLAAETLPDSHPRKQMLVDYQTDYQTNFGGVASTFGGHAYDAMYMVVDALKAVGDDPEMIRGHIEQLQGFHGTAGTFNMSPTDHNGLNKDAFEMIQVKDGKFVLYQP; encoded by the coding sequence ATGACGACTTTAAGAAATGCGCTCCTGATTGGAATCATTACCTTATTCGCTTTCTCCTGCGGACAAGGCGATCAAGCAACAACCTCCGGCGACGCCGAACCAATTAAAGTTGGCGCCATCTTCGCCGTAACCGGCCCTGCGTCATTTTTAGGAGAACCGGAAAAAAATACGGCCATGATGATTGTCGACAAAGTGAACGAAGCCGGCGGAATCAATGGCCGCATGATCGAACTCATCGTTGAAGACAGCGAAGGCGACGACACCAAGGCGGTGATTGCCGCGAATAAATTAATCAAACGCGAAAACGTCTGCGCAATCATCGGCCCCTCGCGCAGCGGTACCACCATGGCCGTCATCGAAATTATGGAAGAAAATGAAATTCCCCTGATTTCATGCGCGGCGGCGGAAGCGATTGTGAATCCCGTTAAACAGTGGGTTTTCAAGACGCCGCAAAAAGATAGCGATTGCGTCATTCGCATTTTCGAAGACATGAAATCCAAAAATATCAACAAAATTGCGATCATTACCGGCACCACCGGTTTTGGAAAAGCAGGCCGCGATCAATTGAAAAAAATCGCCCCTGACATGGGAATGGAAATCGTCTCGGATGAAACCTACGCGCCGACCGATACCGACATGACCGCGCAATTGACGCACATTCGCGGGACGGACGCGCAAGCAATTGTCAATTGGTCAATCGTTGCCGCGCAAAGCATCGTTCCCAAAAACATGAAGCAACTTAATATGACGGTTCCGCTCTATCAAAGCCACGGCTTTGGTAATATCAAATTCGTCGAAGCGGCGGGCGACGCGGCGAACGGCATTCTCTTCCCCGCAGGCGCATTGCTCGCGGCGGAAACGCTGCCGGATTCGCATCCACGCAAGCAGATGCTAGTCGATTACCAAACAGATTACCAAACCAATTTCGGCGGCGTAGCCAGCACATTCGGCGGTCATGCTTATGACGCGATGTACATGGTAGTCGATGCGCTAAAAGCCGTCGGCGACGACCCGGAAATGATTCGCGGCCACATTGAGCAGCTACAGGGCTTTCATGGAACCGCAGGAACATTCAATATGTCTCCTACAGACCATAATGGATTAAACAAAGACGCGTTTGAAATGATCCAGGTTAAAGATGGAAAATTTGTGCTGTATCAGCCATAA
- a CDS encoding alginate export family protein: MKRMNVLGLAAAMICMMPLMGMGQDRIEQLEKKIQLMESQLGEMKEMLQAQKVAPAAEPAVEDSAVTKLIGPGGTLGIGGDLRFRGMYFDNVWDFDDNNAGDSREVFRFRPRIYFDWNPTDDLEAYVRFTKEWFYGQDEEMPGYDVEGKDAMIDNAWVLSKDIFGTGIDAKIGRQDLIYGDGFVLLDGTPYDGSQTISFDAVKVTVNHDWGASDLLFAKLSENDFQAADDEDLYGIYNRFKFGQTGVEPYLLYRNKNQVSIDGFNPPDTFDPSPAEETLLLGLRSSHTFALSDSVDLALAGEIGKEWGKVDFDTMDGLPGSLQFSRLAGSGEVDRDAWGGQANGTLTFKDIAWTPSLKLGFTYTTGDDPNTEDYEGWDDFYAQWPKYSELYVYSLYDGFKGRNGGNDADIGVWGNMLIPEAMITVKPTKQWTQSLRYLYFMADEDTGPGSGDERGQNIQLLTNYVFTQNISGHILFEWFDPGDYYADGADDAIFTRFQLMYKF, from the coding sequence ATGAAACGGATGAACGTCTTGGGATTGGCGGCGGCAATGATATGCATGATGCCGTTGATGGGAATGGGGCAAGACCGAATCGAGCAGTTAGAGAAGAAAATCCAGTTGATGGAAAGTCAATTGGGCGAGATGAAAGAGATGTTGCAAGCGCAGAAAGTCGCCCCAGCGGCGGAACCTGCAGTAGAAGATTCAGCTGTAACGAAGTTGATTGGTCCTGGCGGAACCTTGGGTATCGGCGGCGACCTGCGCTTTCGCGGCATGTACTTTGACAACGTATGGGATTTTGACGACAACAATGCTGGCGATAGCCGCGAAGTTTTCCGCTTTCGTCCCCGTATCTACTTTGACTGGAACCCGACTGACGACTTAGAAGCCTATGTCCGCTTCACCAAAGAATGGTTCTATGGACAAGACGAAGAGATGCCCGGTTATGACGTCGAAGGCAAAGACGCCATGATCGATAACGCCTGGGTGTTGTCAAAAGACATCTTTGGGACGGGCATCGACGCCAAAATTGGTCGCCAAGACCTCATCTACGGCGATGGCTTTGTCTTACTCGACGGCACGCCCTACGACGGCTCGCAAACCATCTCGTTTGACGCCGTCAAAGTGACCGTCAACCATGATTGGGGCGCAAGCGACTTGTTGTTCGCAAAATTATCGGAAAATGATTTCCAAGCAGCGGACGATGAAGACCTCTACGGGATTTACAACCGCTTCAAATTCGGCCAGACCGGCGTTGAGCCTTATTTGTTATACCGCAATAAAAACCAGGTTTCGATTGACGGCTTCAACCCTCCAGATACATTCGACCCATCGCCAGCCGAAGAAACCTTGCTGCTCGGCTTACGCTCAAGCCATACCTTCGCGCTGTCTGACAGCGTCGATTTGGCCCTGGCGGGCGAAATTGGTAAGGAATGGGGCAAGGTCGACTTTGACACCATGGACGGGCTGCCCGGTTCCCTGCAATTCAGCCGTCTCGCAGGTTCCGGTGAAGTTGACCGCGACGCATGGGGCGGACAAGCCAACGGCACCCTGACCTTCAAAGACATCGCATGGACGCCGAGCCTCAAATTGGGCTTCACCTACACCACAGGTGACGACCCCAATACAGAAGACTATGAAGGTTGGGACGACTTTTATGCGCAATGGCCCAAATACAGCGAATTGTACGTCTATAGCCTGTATGACGGCTTTAAAGGACGCAACGGCGGCAACGACGCAGACATCGGCGTTTGGGGCAACATGTTGATCCCCGAAGCGATGATTACCGTCAAACCGACCAAACAATGGACGCAATCTCTGCGTTATCTCTACTTCATGGCCGACGAAGACACCGGCCCTGGCAGCGGCGACGAGCGCGGTCAAAACATACAATTGTTGACCAACTATGTCTTCACGCAGAACATCAGCGGTCACATTTTGTTCGAATGGTTTGACCCGGGCGACTATTACGCTGACGGCGCTGATGATGCGATATTCACGCGCTTCCAGTTAATGTACAAATTCTAG
- a CDS encoding amino acid-binding protein produces the protein MQLKQLSVFVENRSGRVTEVTRLLGVHSINIYAISLADTHDFGIVRLIVSNVEQALDILRANQFTVHCSPVLAVEIDDQPGELSKLLGLVSEEGFNLGYLYGFVDRSGDKALLVFRFENMELAAQIIQDNGYRIVNEEEFETKPSL, from the coding sequence ATGCAATTAAAGCAACTCTCCGTCTTTGTAGAAAACAGAAGTGGACGCGTAACCGAAGTTACGCGCCTTCTCGGCGTTCACTCCATCAATATATATGCAATTTCGTTGGCGGACACGCACGATTTCGGCATCGTACGCCTCATTGTAAGCAATGTGGAGCAAGCGCTCGACATCTTACGCGCCAACCAATTCACCGTCCATTGCAGCCCCGTTCTTGCCGTTGAAATTGATGACCAACCCGGCGAACTCAGCAAACTGCTCGGCTTGGTCAGCGAAGAAGGCTTCAACTTAGGCTACCTCTATGGTTTTGTCGACCGCTCCGGCGACAAGGCGCTGCTGGTGTTCCGCTTTGAGAATATGGAACTCGCCGCGCAAATCATTCAAGACAACGGCTATCGAATCGTCAATGAGGAAGAGTTTGAAACCAAACCTTCTTTATAA